The sequence ACTTCCTAAGACGCGTCCATTGGAATCAACGCGTTATAAGAATAAAAACTGGCCATCTGTTTAATATCCTGTTAACGTCCCGCCCACCTTTTGGATTCCCCTTTTTTCATTGTTAACGAGGACGTTACGACCATGACCGAGAAACCTGCCCGCATCACCGATGAAGAAGCCCTTGCCCTGCACGCCAATGGTCGCCCTGGTAAGCTTCAGATTATGCCAACCAAGCCGCTGGCCAATGCGCGGGACTTGTCTTTGGCTTATTCGCCGGGCGTGGCGGCTCCTTGCTTAAAGATTCAAGAAGATCCGTCTAAGGCCTATGACTATACGGCCAAGGGAAACATTGTCGCCATCATTTCGAACGGTACGGCTGTTTTGGGCCTTGGCAATCTGGGGGCTCTGGCGGGTAAGCCCGTGATGGAAGGCAAGGCGGTTTTGTTCAAGCGCTTTGCGGATATCGACGGCATTGATCTTGAAGTCGACACCGAAAATGTTGAAGAGTTCATCAACTGCGTGCGTTTTTTGGGGCCTTCCTTCGGTGGCATCAACCTAGAGGACATCAAGGCACCGGAATGCTTTGAGATTGAAAAGCGGTTGGCGGCCATGATGGATATTCCCGTTTTTCATGACGATCAGCATGGTACGGCGATCATCGCCAGCGCTGGCCTTTTGAACGGGCTAGAGCTTACGGGTCGCAAGATCGAGACGACCAAGATGGTGATCAACGGCGCTGGCGCGGCGGCGATTGCCTGCGCCACGTTGTTCAAAAGCATTGGGTTGAAGGCTGAAAACATCATCATGTGTGACACCAAGGGCGTGATTTATAAGGGACGGACGGAGTCCATGAATCCTCATAAAGAAGCCTTTGCTGTTGAGACAACGGCGCGGACGTTGGCCGAGGCTGTTGCGGGCGCGGACGTTTTCCTTGGCCTTTCAGCCAAGGGCGCGATGACGCAGGACATGGTGAAAAGCATGGCGGCCAAGCCCCTTATCTTTGCGATGGCTAACCCCAATCCCGAAATCACGCCCGAAGAAGTCGCCGCTGTTCGTGACGATGCGATTATGGCGACGGGACGTTCGGACTATCCGAACCAGATCAACAACGTCCTTGGTTTTCCCTATATTTTCCGTGGAGCGCTGGACGTTCGCGCCTCATGCGTCAATCAGGAGATGAAGATTGCGGCGGTCAAAGCCATCGCGGCGCTAGCGCACGAAGAAGTGCCCGCCGAGGTAAAGGCGGCCTATGAAGGGCGTGATCTTGTTTTTGGGGCTGGTTACATCATCCCGACGCCGTTCGATCCCCGCATGATGACGCGTGTGCCACCCGCCGTGGCGCAGGCCGCCATGGACACCAAGGTTGCGCGTAAGCCTTTGACCGATATGAATGCCTATATAAAGGTTTTAGAGGC comes from Bdellovibrionales bacterium and encodes:
- a CDS encoding malic enzyme-like NAD(P)-binding protein; its protein translation is MTEKPARITDEEALALHANGRPGKLQIMPTKPLANARDLSLAYSPGVAAPCLKIQEDPSKAYDYTAKGNIVAIISNGTAVLGLGNLGALAGKPVMEGKAVLFKRFADIDGIDLEVDTENVEEFINCVRFLGPSFGGINLEDIKAPECFEIEKRLAAMMDIPVFHDDQHGTAIIASAGLLNGLELTGRKIETTKMVINGAGAAAIACATLFKSIGLKAENIIMCDTKGVIYKGRTESMNPHKEAFAVETTARTLAEAVAGADVFLGLSAKGAMTQDMVKSMAAKPLIFAMANPNPEITPEEVAAVRDDAIMATGRSDYPNQINNVLGFPYIFRGALDVRASCVNQEMKIAAVKAIAALAHEEVPAEVKAAYEGRDLVFGAGYIIPTPFDPRMMTRVPPAVAQAAMDTKVARKPLTDMNAYIKVLEARQRG